A single region of the Methanosarcinales archaeon genome encodes:
- a CDS encoding acetyl-CoA decarbonylase/synthase complex subunit gamma, which produces MKINSPLEVYKYLPQTNCGDCGEATCMAFASHLIDRSLKLEDCKPILEDKFKKKYLELGELMAPEIREVIIGVGDEAVAVGGDDVLYRHQLTFFNQPAFAIDVWDTMPEDELIERVKFIRDYRKFYVGRFLTIDMIAVRSTSNDPARFKETVSKVMENTDLPLILCSLNPEVLKAGLEVAAKSKPLIYAATRDNWQAVSDLVLEYDVPTVLFAPDDMDTLKSLAGTFLEMGRENLILDPGTNPQGKSLRESFENFLKIRRSGIKEGQRDIAFPLMAVPMTAYLTNDDPVSASYWETVLASVFSVRYGDIMILHSIEPYALLPELHIRDTIYTDPRTPVKVDPKVYEVGSPGKDSPVIVTTNFALTYYTVESDLASNGIDCYLLAADTDGLGVEAAVAGGQLTAKTITDGFNKDNFDFKKMTSHNTVILPGLAARLQGDMEDASGLNVKIGTPDSGRIPGWMEKNWPPEVKS; this is translated from the coding sequence ATGAAAATAAACAGTCCGTTGGAAGTTTATAAGTACCTGCCCCAGACAAATTGCGGTGATTGTGGTGAGGCCACATGTATGGCTTTTGCATCCCATCTCATAGACCGCTCATTAAAACTGGAAGACTGCAAACCCATATTGGAGGATAAGTTCAAGAAAAAATACCTTGAACTCGGCGAATTGATGGCTCCTGAGATCAGGGAAGTGATTATCGGTGTGGGCGATGAAGCAGTGGCAGTTGGTGGTGATGATGTGCTGTATAGGCATCAGCTGACTTTCTTTAACCAGCCTGCCTTTGCGATTGATGTATGGGATACTATGCCTGAGGATGAATTGATTGAAAGAGTCAAATTCATCCGGGATTACAGGAAATTCTATGTGGGCCGTTTCCTTACAATAGATATGATTGCGGTACGCAGTACCTCAAATGACCCTGCCAGATTCAAGGAAACTGTTTCAAAAGTAATGGAGAATACTGACCTTCCACTAATATTATGCAGTCTGAATCCTGAAGTGTTAAAAGCTGGATTGGAGGTCGCGGCCAAGTCAAAACCGCTAATCTATGCAGCCACCAGGGATAACTGGCAAGCAGTGTCTGACCTGGTACTGGAATATGATGTTCCCACGGTCCTGTTTGCACCTGATGACATGGATACCCTGAAAAGCCTGGCAGGAACTTTTTTAGAGATGGGTCGGGAAAATCTGATTCTGGACCCGGGTACTAATCCACAGGGCAAGAGCCTGCGCGAATCGTTTGAGAATTTCCTGAAGATCAGGCGTTCAGGGATTAAGGAGGGACAGCGGGATATTGCATTCCCGTTAATGGCCGTACCCATGACAGCTTATTTAACCAATGATGACCCGGTCAGTGCCAGTTATTGGGAAACTGTGCTGGCATCGGTATTTTCTGTACGATATGGTGATATCATGATCCTGCATAGCATTGAACCCTATGCCCTACTTCCCGAACTTCATATAAGGGATACAATCTATACCGACCCGAGGACCCCTGTCAAGGTAGATCCAAAGGTGTATGAGGTTGGTTCTCCTGGTAAGGATTCTCCTGTGATCGTGACTACCAATTTTGCTTTGACTTATTATACGGTTGAGAGCGACCTGGCCAGTAATGGGATCGATTGTTATCTATTAGCAGCTGATACTGACGGTCTGGGTGTAGAAGCTGCGGTAGCAGGTGGGCAGCTGACAGCCAAGACAATTACTGATGGGTTCAATAAGGACAATTTCGATTTCAAGAAGATGACCAGTCACAATACTGTGATACTTCCGGGACTGGCAGCAAGACTTCAGGGTGATATGGAAGATGCCAGTGGATTGAATGTAAAGATCGGAACTCCGGACAGCGGTCGCATTCCTGGCTGGATGGAGAAGAACTGGCCGCCTGAAGTTAAAAGTTAA